The following are encoded together in the Nitrospirae bacterium YQR-1 genome:
- a CDS encoding ABC transporter permease → MVFTDALKAMAVKELSDKLKSKWVIVITLLFALFTLIIAYFGSVSSGVVSFMNMSATIASLTSLAVYFIPILSLTLGGGIIADERDRQTLDLYLASPISVFEFLAGKFLGLAVSLAIPIVVGFCLPGLMLIFKAGSGALPGFLMFVLNSMFLGIMFLSISFLVSVVIAERSKSIAFTVFLWLLFTILYDLALVGVLIVTKGVLSPKIFSLLLVLNPVDVYRILNFLTIGQYSIILGLASVDLPGFMNRYILWVVNFLWIIIPLWISYFVFKKKYLT, encoded by the coding sequence TTGGTATTCACTGATGCTTTGAAAGCCATGGCCGTTAAGGAGCTTTCAGATAAGTTAAAAAGCAAATGGGTTATTGTTATAACCTTGTTGTTTGCTCTTTTCACTTTGATAATTGCCTATTTTGGTTCGGTATCATCGGGGGTTGTTTCATTTATGAATATGAGCGCTACCATTGCAAGCCTCACAAGCCTTGCCGTGTATTTTATTCCGATTCTGTCACTGACTCTGGGCGGGGGCATTATCGCAGATGAACGGGACAGGCAAACGCTTGATTTGTATCTGGCCTCGCCAATTTCGGTTTTTGAATTTTTGGCTGGAAAATTTCTGGGTCTTGCCGTCTCTTTGGCTATCCCTATAGTTGTAGGGTTTTGTCTGCCCGGCCTTATGCTTATTTTTAAAGCCGGTTCCGGGGCGCTTCCAGGGTTTTTGATGTTTGTGCTTAATTCCATGTTTTTGGGAATTATGTTTTTAAGTATTTCGTTTCTTGTATCGGTGGTTATCGCAGAGAGAAGCAAATCCATAGCATTCACTGTTTTTTTGTGGCTTTTGTTTACTATCCTTTACGATTTGGCCCTTGTGGGAGTGTTGATTGTTACAAAGGGGGTGCTTAGCCCTAAAATATTTTCTCTCCTGCTTGTGCTTAATCCGGTGGATGTCTATAGAATACTTAATTTTCTCACAATAGGGCAGTACTCGATAATCCTGGGGCTTGCCTCTGTTGACCTTCCGGGGTTTATGAACAGGTATATTTTATGGGTGGTTAATTTCCTCTGGATTATTATACCGTTGTGGATTAGCTATTTTGTTTTCAAAAAGAAGTATCTAACTTAA